In Rattus norvegicus strain BN/NHsdMcwi chromosome 1, GRCr8, whole genome shotgun sequence, a genomic segment contains:
- the Vom1r47 gene encoding vomeronasal 1 receptor 47 isoform X1, with amino-acid sequence MISPNLPMGIFLFFQIVIGMLGNCSILCYYVTFLFSRKHLMPKDLIMEHLTFANCLSIISKGIPQILSDFGFKESLDDIGCKFVMYIYRVTRGMSLYAMCLLSCFQAITISPSNSRWMMLKHRAVKYIGSSCLVNWFVHLLLNIITPVKVTVPTYSKNVTNMNSYGYCSWFAPRNMAIALYMFLLCFYDGLCLGLMACSSVYMVSILYKHKRQVKHIYTAQHFLKVSPEDRATQTILILVCTFIISYTISSIRVIFTTYSKVSVIWRVSIFIFLEICFSIFCPFVLISNIKCSFRLFLPFCGKS; translated from the coding sequence atgatttctCCAAACTTGCCAATGGGAATATTCCTCTTCTTCCAGATTGTAATTGGAATGCTTGGCAATTGCTCAATACTATGTTATTATGTCACCTTCCTATTCAGTAGAAAACATTTAATGCCTAAAGATCTGATTATGGAGCACTTAACTTTTGCCAACTGTTTGTCTATCATCTCAAAAGGCATTCCACAGATACTGTCAGATTTTGGTTTTAAAGAATCCCTGGATGATATTGGATGCAAATTTGTAATGTATATTTACCGAGTAACAAGAGGGATGTCTCTGTATGCAATGTGCCTACTGAGTTGCTTCCAAGCAATCACAATCAGTCCCAGCAACTCTAGGTGGATGATGCTTAAACACAGAGCGGTGAAGTATATTGGTTCTTCCTGCTTAGTCAATTGGTTTGTGCATTTGCTTTTAAACATCATCACTCCAGTAAAAGTGACAGTCCCCACTTACAGCAAAAATGTGACAAACATGAATAGTTATGGATACTGCTCATGGTTTGCTCCCAGAAATATGGCAATTGCACTGTATATGTTCTTACTGTGCTTCTATGATGGCCTGTGTCTGGGTCTCATGGCCTGCTCAAGTGTCTATATGGTTAGTATTCTCTACAAACATAAGAGACAAGTCAAACATATCTATACTGCTCAACACTTTCTGAAAGTCTCACCTGAGGACAGAGCTACCCAAACTATTCTCATCCTGGTGTGCACATTTATCATCTCTTATACAATCTCTTCTATACGTGTAATCTTTACAACCTACTCCAAAGTTTCAGTGATTTGGCGAGtaagtatatttatatttctagaaATATGCTTTTCCATATTTTGTCCCTTTGTTCTTATTAGCAATATTAAGTGTAGTTTCAGACTATTTTTACCCTTTTGTGGTAAGAGCTAA